The genomic segment tcccttgaaggagggcatggcaacgcactccagtattcttgcctggagaatcccatggacagaggagcctggcgcgctagtggaacctgatgggctacggtccataaggGACCAGAGTCGGTCACTACTGAAACGACTTTGTATGCACCCACACGGGAGCCTAGAAGGAGCGAAGCCAAGAGTGGGTGCGGTGGGGGAGCAGGGCCAGGTGAGATCGGAAAAGAAGGCGGGATCTGGAGAGAGGAGCCAGACTTTCAGTGACCCAGGTGGTGACGGGGATGCGCAAGACCGAGGAGTGGGGGTCTGAACACCGGACAGCAGCTATGAGCCTGAGCACCTTGCAGGGCGGGGTCAGAGTGATCCCGGGGGTCTAGACTGTCTGGTGGAGGGCGGGACCAGGCCTGAGAGCAGCACTGAAGGGGCGGGGCGGCCAGTGCAGTGGCGGTTTAGAAATATGGAGACTCGACAGAACCGGGCTGAGGGAAGACAGAGCCTAGACTGACCCCCCTGAGGGTCAAAGAACAGATTGACCCCGACGAGAGTGCAGGCCTGGCGAGTTTAGGGACGCAGCGACGGGTTGAGGGACGAGTCGGTCGGTAAACGAACTCAGGGATCAGGCAAGGACTCTTCAGCAACCAGAGGCGGGGCTGGGGCCGCCAGCGATTCCCCCTCTGTCTCCGCCCCGCTTCTCTCCCCTTGGCCTTGTCCCGTCACAGGTGGCTCATCATGGTCACGGACTTCCAGACTCGCTCGCGCCTGCTGCGCTCGGGGCTTCGACTCCGCGGGAACCTGCATCCTCTCGTGCGCCACGACGAACTGCTGCTGAGCGATTACCGGCTGCACCTGCGCCGCTCCCTGGTCCGACGGCGCATGCTCGAGGCTCTCGGGGCGGAGCCGACCGAGGAAGACTGACATTTAGGGGGGCGGGCCCCGGCTGCGCTTGCGCACTGCCCCGCTGGCTCGGGATACCCACCCGgaacctcagaggaaaaggggagttgcctccccaggaaggaggcggGGTCGGCTCGAGGGGGTGGATACTGTGAGTTTAATTATAAAGAATGACCTGGTACAAAAGCCATTTCTCTCTGCAAAATCTTGGTGGGGAGTCAGGGGGAGGGTGGTGACGGGGGGTAGAGACGAACCCCCATGATATAATTCTGCCTCCCTAGTCTTCCCCTAGTCCCTGCGAATGGACGCCTGGGTCGCAACCCCTTGAGGGGTGAATTCCGAGGCCCGTGAGAGGGAAGACCGGGGCCCCGTGGATTTGAACGCGTGTGATCCCTGTCCCAACGAGAACCAGACGTCCTCATCcgccccccttttcctcctcccaacCCCCCTTGGAAGACAATTCTCGGGCtttatttcaggtttttttttttttttttctggatttttttttgtgttctaggtttttttttttttgtattttcttttgttattgttcCTCTTTTTGCTTTGTCGCTTCTCTCCGCCCCGCGCAGCCCCCAATCCAGTaccttccccctccccagcccaacCTCTcctacccccctccccaccccccacaccctcCCCAACCCCGCGGCACCCATCCAGAATGAACAAGCCCTTGATAGACGAGCGCCGCGCAGGCCCCCTGCGGACGGGGGGCATCCGACAAGGGGGAGGGGGCGGGTAGGGGCCCAGCGCGACCTCCGCCCCTCTCCTCgccacccctcccccctcccacgaCCCTCCCACAAGGTTCCCCGCAGATCCCTGACGTGGTAAGGAGGGAGGGTTGCAAGCACCCTCCCCCCAAGGACGGAGCGCCCCCCCCCACTCGGGGgtagggggcagcagagggggaATGGGcttgggggaaggagggggagcTCCCTTCTTTGGCAGCTGAACATGGTGGGGATCAGGGGCGATGCCCTCCCCCTTTTGCCCACAGTAGGCGAGGGGGCTTTCCAGGGGAAGGGGGTGGCTTAGAATTTCCAAGCCCTAGGAATagagggacagggaagcgtgCAGGAAGGGACAGCCATGCTGGAGGGAGGAGTTTCTGGGAGAGACGGAAAGTTTTAGGAGATGGGGGGGAGGCGGTGTCGTCGTGCAAAATGGATGGACGGGAAGTCAGAGGAGGGAGGAGCTGAGATGGCAGACTGGGGCGGGGAGAGGAGGAAGCGAGGAAGCAAAGTGGGCAGGAACTGAGAGTGCACAGGGTCTTCTCTTGACAGAAAAAGTGTCCAGAGCTAAGAGAACAGGCAGAGTGCAAATGATCTGATCTTtgggggcaggaaaaaaaaactgccaggaaaagaaacaataataCAGGCTCAAGAGCGTGTGGAATGGGATGAGTGTGCAAAAGGAAAGAGGCTGCAGAGTTCTCCAAGAGATGGTAAAAGTTACCCAAGAACAACCAGAAATTCAAGCATGAGCGTGCAAGGCAGGGCTGCGGGGTGCAAGAGCCTAGTTAAGGACGAAAAGACGGCTTCAAGAGAGCAGGGGACGTGCTGGGGAGAATGCGTGTGCAAGAGCGGGCGTGCAAGAAGCTGCATCAAAGAATTGACAGTGGAGATGGACAAGGAGCTGGGAAACGACGGGGCGAGGGAGTGGGGAAGCCTGGCAAAGAGGAGAAGATATGGTTCCTGGGAGGCGAGGGTGCAAGCAacagtgggtggggggaggggcaagtAGGTAGCGTGGGAGTGTCACTGTGAGACGGAGGGGTGGGTAGAGTGAGAATGTGGGGGTGCAGGATTAAGGGGAGAGGGTGCTTCAGGAGAACGGAGGCGCAAGTTTAGGGGGAGGCGCACGGTCTGAGAGAGGGCGAGGGAAAGGGTGTCCCAAGTGTGTCTGCAGCAAGGGCCCAGAGATTCTTCAGgagagaggggtgggggtgggggtgggagtgggggagggcgCCCGTGGGAAGAGTCTGAGACCAAGGGGGTGTGGAGCGTGGGGAGACAGACGCTGTGGTGTGCCAGGGAAGCCGAGCGAGCCGGAAGCAAAGGCAGGCGGAGGAAGCCAAGGCGGAGCGCGCAAGACAGCCAGAGGGCGCATTTGTGCAAAATTGTAGcccaggaaggggagagaggtgagCAGGCGTGCAAAGGAGCGTGCAAGAgcctggggggcgggggctgctgtgtgtgctggggagaggggagggtggggagagccAGGGGCTTAGAGAAGGGGGGAAGGGTGGTTAGAGGGGCGGCAGATGGTGGAATCTGAGGGCGGCCCCTTCCTCTGCGGCCTGGGGGACGACCCCCAAGCGGTCAGGCTCAGGGCTGGCCCTCTATGGCTCTGTCTGTCCCCCGCTCCCCAGAATCGACCCTTCCCTCCTTCTCCACCCCCTCTCTGATTTCCTCCACCGCCCCTCCGCTCCCCCtaccccttcacacacacacacacacacacacaccgcctcGTGTCAGCTGCCCCCTCCTGTGAGGTGCAAATGTCTGGCCGGGATCAGGCCACCTGGTGACCTCCGGCCTTGGGAGACAAGGGTCAGGGCGCAGTTCTAGCAGAGTCCCTGGCCCGGGGAGAGAAGGACGGTTGGGTTGGGTGGGAGGGGCGGTCAGAGGTCAAGAGGCCAGCAGGCTCAAGGGTTCTGTGGACGGGCTGGTCCGTCCAGGCCAGCCATCACCTCTCCAGGAAAAACTTGAGAGCCCGGTCGATGTTCATGCGGTGTCCCACCCTGGTCACCCCCAAATCGACGTAGTCCTCCTTGGTCAAGGCGGGAAGGTGGGAGCCATCGATCTCGTGGTCCAGGAACCGGGCCCGGTGTTCGGCCAAGCCCAGCCACTCTAGCCAGTCAGCCACATCGAACTTGGTCCAGAAGCCCAGAGGTTTAGCGCCGAACGGCTTGTCCGGGGGCAGGGAAAGCAGGCGGGTCGGTGAGAGGGAGCGGGAGGCCCCTGACAAGGCCCCGCCGAGACTCCCGGACATCCCGGGGTGCGGCGGTACAAAGACGGGGGCGAAGGGGTCAGCCGAGCCTCCTGCCCCTCCGGTGGGGGAGCCTCGGATGTCAAAGAGGCCCGGGTAGAGGGGTCCGGAAGGCAGGATGGGTAGGGACGAGGGCCGGGGCGCAGGGCTGACCTTGTGCTCCGAGGCGGGCAGCAATGAGGGGCTGGGGGCCCGGCGGAGCAAAGGTGGGCGCATCTCGAACTCCACGCCCTGGAGGTGGCGGGCGGacgtggaggaggaggaagccgaTGGGGAGGTGGCCCCCGGGGCTGCAGCGGCTGAAGGGGACACCGCGGTTCCCGTGGGGAGTGGCGGCAGAGGTGGTTTGGACCAGTTCTGAAACAGGCTGCTCACAGGTTTGGAGAGGAGCGAGGACTGGGAGTCTTCCGAGAGTCTGGAATGTGATACGGGGCGGGGGTGGAagagaagggtggggtggggggcgagggTGGGGCGAGAAAGAGGCAGAGGTCAAGatacagggagagaggaagagagaccagGGGCGCGGGGTAGAGAGATGGGAAGAGATGGAAGGAGCGAGCGAGGGGGTAAGATGGATGTCAGGACAGAAAATGAAGGGAGAGAAAAGTGAGAGGACAGGGAGGGCGACAGTCgagagagatgaaagaaaaagagacattaagtgataataataataatcgcCACCACTTACTGATGCTCacgtgtgccaggcattgttctaagtgcttttaCAGATCGCATCTCAATGGAATCCCCGTGACAGCCCTGATGCAGGTTACTATTATTATCagcagcacagagaggttaagtaacttgcctaaggacACACAGCCAGGAAGTAGCAGAGCCCAGTTATATGGCACCAAAGTCTGAGCTCTTAACCACTCCCCTATACTGCCTTTTGGGGTATGGCCAAGTCACAGCAGAGTGGAAGACAGGGAGACGGTGAGAGAGGAACAAAAAAAGAGGAGGAGCATTCAGGGGAGAGAGATGGAAGGGGacaggggacagagagagagagagagatgaggagagggcgatgaaagagagaagaaacGAGGGGAGAAAAGGATTCCCCTCATCCCTTTAGCTCCCTCCACAACAGTCCCTGCCTCGGGGCCTTTGAACGGTTCCCTCAGCTTAGCGCTCTTTTCCCTCCAGGAGCCATACAGTtcgctcccttccctcctccagtctCTGTTCAGCTTGCCTTTTATTTGAGACACCTCTCCTGAACCATCCCATTATTGTATTTTTTCCCTAGGATGACTGCAATCACTGTTTCCTGTCTGACCTCCACCTCTGCTTATCAGGCTGTGAACTCTATAAGAGATATGCTTTGCTTGTTTTGTCCATTTCGGgattccctccctctccccctgaaGGGCACCGGGTAACAGAGATGGCAAGTCAGTCATTGGTGGATGGGTCAACTAAATTAAGCATCCTTTCCTCTGTCATCTGTGAGATGCCTTAAGATCTCAAAGACCTTAGAAACCACCTTAGAATATCACTGTAAGGATATCAAACCCTTGAGCAGAATTAGAGTAAGCTCTGAAGGACAAGAGGGTTAAAAATCCTCTCTCCACTCGCTCTGTGTGTCTGGGTCAGGAATGTGACTATACTTTCCCTTAGATTAGAAGGGCTTGAACTTTGAGCTGATTCCAACTAGctagctgctttggaaaacttcTGCGTCTTCCCAGATTCCTCCATCTATACCTGATTGGCCTTTTAAGAGACCCcccccccctcctctcctccatctCATGGTACAGTTGGCCTCAAAAACCCTTTTAGGTGAGTTCTATGCCTTCCTCCTTCTACAGAAAGGTAGATTCCTTTGCTGAAGGTCACCCAGTTAGCAAGTGCAGGGCTGGaagcagccccccccccccaaacaaaacaaaacaaaacaaaacctagcTCCAGAACCATGCTTGGACATGGCTTTAGGACAACCATGCCCTAAAGCCTCTTGTCTTCAACCAACACTGGGCTCAAAGGGACTCGAAGATTTCAGGGGTTGTCAGAACTGACAACCCACCAAGGAAAGGACACCAGCAAGTTGTGCTCCAATCTCCTGTGTTCATCACTCTTTGTTCATCATGGAGTGTGGGTTGTCATGGTGATGGGAGGAGATCACAGAAGCTACTGAGATAAAGGGAAATTTCGAGTGCCTGGAAAAGCATGCTTCTCTAAGggcaaacttctccaagccagcccggtttctgttttctttctaccGCCTAAAGGGACAGGGTTGATGCGGGAGGTGGACTCCAGTACCCACAGCATCAgcccctctgtcttccactgcCAACCGCCAGCCCCGCACCCTGCTCACCTCTGCCGCTGCAGGGAGGAAGTCCGCTCGGGGACGTAGCTGGCTCCCCCGTGGTGGCTGTCCCCGCTTCCCCCGCTGCCTCCCCGGGCCCACGGCAGAGCGCCACCAGCTGCCGAGGAGCCCCCAAACTGCTGAAGCTTGGAGCTGAGTTCACTGATGATGCTGGCTTTTACAGTGGCCAAGGCTGAGGCCTGAGGCTGGGCTAAGGGCCCCGGCAGAGGGGGCGGCGGCGGGCCCGGGCCCTCCTCCCAGGGCAGCAGCTTCCGAGGCAGGGAGGAGGCCGATGGCAAGGGCACTGGCGGACCTTCTGGCTCTACAGGCACGGGGCCGCCAGCCACGCCTGCCGTCGAGGATCCCGGACAACCGCTCAGGGCCAGCAGCCCATCGGTTCCCGCCCCCGTCACTGAGACAGTGGGGCTGGTGGGAGTGACAGGGTCTCGGAGTCCCCCACCGGGTCCCGGCCGCAGGCCTCCGCCGGCCCCGAGCGCCCGGCCCCGGAGCTTAGAGGGGGTCATGAGCTGCGGGGGGTATGGAGGGCCAGGAGTGCCACTGCCCCCGAACGCCTGGCCATCCAGGTAGGCCACGTAGGTGTCCAGGAGCTCTGGCCCACCGGCCACGCTGGCGCCACCACCACCTCCAACGCTGCCAGTTCCGCCCCCTGCGCCGCCCCCGCCTTCAGCGGACAGGCTGCTCAGCGTGGAGGCGCTGCTGATGGTCTCCAGGGGGTGGTCGCTGCTGCTCCGACTGTCCACCTCCTCAATACCAGAATCCGTGCCCGGGGGAGGGTCTGGGCcaggctgggggggtgggggagccggGGCGGCTGGGGCGGGCGGGCCTGGCGGAGGGGGGTCCCCAGGAGCCGCGGGGGCCCCCTGGGTCAGCGTTGCGACCTCGCTGTCATAGGAAGTCAGGCTGGATGCGGTCGAGTCCAGGGTGGGAGGGGCGGCGGCCACGGCCGGGGGCGGCACAGGGGGCAAGGGGGTGGTCGGGGTGGGTGGGTCCGGCAGCGGGTGGGGAGGCCCCGGCGTGAGAGGCGACTCCGGCTTCTCGAAACTATTGGAAAACTCGAGGGGCGGGGGCAGCGGCTCCACAAAGAGGAACTCGCCGTCTTCCACGTCCACCGAGGGGGCGGGCGGCGGCAGGACCAGCAGGGGGAGCCCGTTCTCTTCACTGCCCCGCGGGGAGGTCGGCGAGGGCGGCACAGAGCGGCGCGGGCTGGGCGGCGGGACCCCCGGCCCGTCCTCCGAGGGGGGGGCCCTTCCACCCGCCCCCCCGGCCCGGGGCTGGCAGTTCTCCAGGAACCGCACGTGGAGGGGCAGCCGCTCGGGCTCCTCCGGGGGGGCGCCGGATCTCCAGGGCTTGCTCACCCCGGGGTGCGGGGCGGGAGGCTCGGGCCCCAGCTGCAGAAGCAGGGGCCCGACCCCGGGAGCTGTGGGAGGCAGGCGGTGCAGCAAGGAGCGTCGGGCCGCCGGTGGGCTGGCCGGAAggggcttctcctggccgcccagCCCCGCCCGGTACCCCAGCTCCCGGCGGGCCGGGTCCGGGGGCGAGGCTCCCCAGAGGCGCAGCACTGGCTCGTGGCGGGCGTGGGGCGAGTGGCGGTGCGGCGTGGGCGGCGGGGCCTCGCAGCGGGGCGATGGAGGCCttggagggggctgggggggccCACCGCCCTCCGAGGACTCCTTCAGCGCCCGCTCCCGGGCGGCCAGGGCCAGCCCGAGCGGGGAGGCCGGGTCCAGGGCCTTGCCGGTCAGCGGGTGGACCAGGGGTCGCGGCGGCAGGAAGCTGGTGAAGGCGCTGCTGCCCCCGTAGGCTCGGCTGCCGGCCGCGTAGCCCGCGTAGCTGCTGCCGGCGCCCGCCGACTCCAGCCGGAGGTAGGGCTCGGCCGAAAACATGCCTTCGTCGATGGACTTGGAGTGGCGCAGCCGGGGGCCTGGGGGCGCCCCTGGGCCCAGCGAGCTGTCGCCGCCGTCGGGCTCGTCCCCCGCGTCGGTGGAGAGGAAGAGCGTGGACCGCCGGCGGGCTTCGTTCTGCCAGCCCCCTTCCCTTCGAGCCGCCCCCACCAGGGCCGCTCCGAACTGGCTGGTGAAATCCAGGGTGGCCGGGCCGCTGGGCGAGGCGGGGGTGGGCACGGGCGAGGGGGACGGCGGCACGGGCGACACGGCCGGGGCGGGGCTGGGCGCGGaagagccgccgccgccgcccccgccgcccgcgGCCTCGGGCTGGCTCGGGGGCTCCGCCTCGGTGCTGCTCCCCTGGCTGCTGCGGCCGCTGCTACTGGTGGACGGCGCCTTGATGATGATTGTGGGGATAGGGATGGAGTTCTTTTCCGACGGCGCGGCCgcggccggcggcggcggcggcggcggctgcggggACGCCGGAGACGTGGGCGAGGGGGCGGGCGGGAGGCCGCCGCCCTTCTGGGGCTCGCCTTCGACGACTTTGGTCTGCTTGACCAGCGGGCCCTTGCGCCCGCGGCCGGAACGGGCAGGCACGTACATGGCCGCGCTGGCCGCCCGCGGAGGCAGCTGGAAGTAGCGCAGCGCCGGAGCCTGGGAGGGGCCGCCGGCGCCGCCCCCGCTGCCGTGGTGCGACGGGGACAGGGCCCCTGGGGTCGGGCTGGGCCCGCCGCCCCGCCAGCCTCGTAGGCTGGGCTGGGGCCCCAGAgccaggcggggtggggggtcgTCGGGGGAGCCGCCGGTCTCCATCTCCGGCGGGTGAGGCGGGTGggcgtggtggtggtggggctgcgggggcggggcgtggtggtggtggtggtggggcggGTGGtggtgggctgggggcaggggcccgCTGTGATACAGGCTCTTCTCTCGGCTCCCTATCCGGGTGTCAGGGGGGCCGGGCCCATCGAAGGACGCCGGGGACGAGGCTGGGTGGGTGCCACCTGAGCTGGGATTGAAGGGCCCACCCCGGGGAGAGGGAGTGAGGCGGCCGGAGGAGGACGGAGCTGGAGGCGTGCTGTAGGGGGGCTCTGGTGGGGACGTGGTGGGCGGCGGGGGGATGTCCTCCGAACCAGGCACAGACAGACTGCGGCTGAACTTCATGGCTGGGGGTGCTAGGTAGGGTCTATCGTCTTCTGCAGCCCTGGGAAGACACAGAGGATCCAGGAgcagggcgggggtgggaggggtggtctCCCCTAATCCTGTAGAGCTACAGTATTACAACAGCAGCCATGATGATACTGATGGtgacaccctgctgctgctaagtcgctgcagtcgtgtccaactctgtgcgaccccatagacggcagccccccaggctcccccgtccccgggactctccaggcaagaacactggagtgggctgccatttccttctacagtgcatgaaagtgaaaagtgaaagtgaagtagctcagtcacgtctgactcttagcgaccccatggaccgcagccgactaggttcctctgtccttgggattttccaggcaagagtactggagtggggtgccattgccttcacccaGTAGGCGTTGAAGAGGAACATTAGTCCAGagctttcttccccagctgtggTAAATGCAAATCCGCTCGATACAGTAATTCAGGTTGTGCACTGCACAACAGCGAACAGCAGAGGGAGCAAGAGAGGTGGAGCGAAATTCAGATGTACTTCCTTCCCAGGCCAGGAGGGGGagccttttctaagtccaaaGGTATAACATAGgctaaagaaatggcaacccactccaatattcttgcctggagaatcccaggaacagaagagcctggtgggctgctgtctatgaggtcgcacagagtcggacatgactgaagcaacttagcatgcatgcatgcattggagaaggaagtggcaacccactccagtattcttgcctggagaatcccagggacagaggagcctggtgggctgccatccatggggtcgcagagtcggacacgactgaagcgacttagcagcagcagcagcagcaggggtctctttggagaaggaaatggcaaccccagtattcttgcctggagaatcccatgggcagaggagcctggctagctacagtccatggggtcgcaagagtcggacactacttagtgactacaccaccaccaccaccaccaccaggggtCTGTTGAGGTGAGCAAAACTGGCTTGGGCCAGGAAGAGATACCTTGTTATGTGCATAGTTCTCGATTTCTTTTCTTGTACAGGcagaaaagaaatgtaattaGCACATCAAATCTGTGATTTCACAGATGGAACTCAGGATgaggttaatattttaaaagagggaGCCAATTTATAGGTAAGCAATGTCAGGTGGATGTAAAGGTAGCTGTTACTAGGAAAATAACACACATTGGTGGACTGTGGACCCCGAAGTTGGGGAAAAGCTAGATTCAAACAGCAAGCCAACTTGGAGAAAACCGGAGGAGTGAAATCTTTCGCCTACTGATCAACTGCCAGGGCGCAGTCCTCGACTCTCTCTTCACCTctgacttctctctctcccttgacTATCTCAACCAATGTCACCACTTCACTCATGACTTCCCTGCTGAAGACTTCCATGCTTGTCTTAGACCCATCTTTGCCCCTGAGCTCTGGGCTCCTGTATCCAAATGTTGCATCCTTTTGGATGTCTCATTGGCATCTCAAGCTCAGCAGACCCTAAACTGAGCTCCTGATCTCTCCTGTTATCTTCCCAAGCTGCTCTCTCAGCAAATGGCAGCTCAGTCCCCCAcacctgcctcaggacctttgcactgacTGTGCCTGCTCCATGGAATGCCTTATCTCCAGATATCTCCACGGCTCCCTGCTCATCTCCAACTTTCAGCTCAAACCTGCCCCCCCAGCACGCCTGACATCTCTcattctacttttttttccccccatagcaCTCACCACAATTAACATACtatatcattttcttatttttcatcctTATAATCTGTTGTCTGTCTTCCCCTGCTAGAAGGTAATTTCCATGAGGGCAGGACCCTTTAGTCTGTTTTCTTTCCTGACAAATCCCCAGTAGTCTAGCCTGGCATATGgtagtgctcaataaacatctgtaaaataaatgaataaataaatggagtcAGCTATGAGAGAATGAACCAGAGTCTGTGGTGGGAGCTTTGACTTACTGCATCCAGGCAGGGGCAGTGATGCCCCCATTTTCTAGATGCAGAGCCCCAGGCCCAGAGAAGTGAAGCCACCTGCCCCCGACCACACAGCTGGGATGGACAAGaaccaggatttaaacccaggttTGCCCAGCAACAAAGCCTGAGCTCTTTCCCCAACTTCATTGTCACATacggaaagagaaaagaacatcCCCAGGCTCCCTTGTTTTCCCCATAAAGCATcaccctcccagcctcccctttcccctccagCATCCCTTATGCCCTCCCCTACAGGTGACATACCAATAGATTTTTGCCGGAGCATGAGCCCGGGTCCAGGAGGCAGGTAGGAAGGACGTTCGTAACTTGGCTGGGAGCGGTGGTGGGGATCAAAGCTCGACTTTGGGTTGGTGGtcagaggaggggagagaaaagagagcaGGGAAAGATCAGTCAGGGCATGGAAATCCATGGAT from the Capra hircus breed San Clemente chromosome 18, ASM170441v1, whole genome shotgun sequence genome contains:
- the SHANK1 gene encoding SH3 and multiple ankyrin repeat domains protein 1 isoform X3; translation: MTHSPASSEEEERHSASECPEGGSESDSSPDGPGRGPQGTRGRGSAAPGSLASIRGLQGRSMSVPDDAHFSMMVFRIGIPDLHQTKCLRFNPDATIWTAKQQVLCALSESLQDVLNYGLFQPATSGRDANFLEEERLLREYPQSFEKGVPYLEFRYKTRVYKQTNLDEKQLAKLHTKTGLKKFLEYVQLGTSDKVARLLDKGLDPNYHDSDSGETPLTLAAQTEGSVEVIRTLCLGGAHIDFRARDGMTALHKAACARHCLALTALLDLGGSPNYKDRRGLTPLFHTAMVGGDPRCCELLLYNRAQLGIADENGWQEIHQACQRGHSQHLEHLLFYGAEPGAQNASGNTALHICALYNKETCARILLYRGANKDVKNNSGQTPFQVAVIAGNFELGELIRNHREQDVVPFQESPKYAARRRGPPGTGLTVPPALLRANSDTSMALPDWMVFAAPGTSSAGAPGPTSGPQGQAQPAAPSAKLSSGTLRSASSPRGARARSPSRGRHPEEAKRQPRGRPSSSGTPREGPAGGTGGSGGPGGSLGSRGRRRKLYSAVPGRSFMAVKSYQAQAEGEISLSKGEKIKVLSIGEGGFWEGQVKGRVGWFPSDCLEEVANRSQEAKQESRSDKAKRLFRHYTVGSYDSFDAPSDYIIKEKTVLLQKKDSEGFGFVLRGAKAQTPIEEFTPTPAFPALQYLESVDEGGVAWRAGLRMGDFLIEVNGQNVVKVGHRQVVNMIRQGGNTLMVKVVMVTRHPDMDEAVHKKAPQQAKRLPPPAISLRSKSMTSELEEMVSPWKKKSEYEQQPPPVPSMEKKRTVYQMALNKLDEILAAAQQTISASESPGPGGLASLGKHRPKGFFTTESSFDPHHRSQPSYERPSYLPPGPGLMLRQKSIGAAEDDRPYLAPPAMKFSRSLSVPGSEDIPPPPTTSPPEPPYSTPPAPSSSGRLTPSPRGGPFNPSSGGTHPASSPASFDGPGPPDTRIGSREKSLYHSGPLPPAHHHPPHHHHHHAPPPQPHHHHAHPPHPPEMETGGSPDDPPPRLALGPQPSLRGWRGGGPSPTPGALSPSHHGSGGGAGGPSQAPALRYFQLPPRAASAAMYVPARSGRGRKGPLVKQTKVVEGEPQKGGGLPPAPSPTSPASPQPPPPPPPAAAAPSEKNSIPIPTIIIKAPSTSSSGRSSQGSSTEAEPPSQPEAAGGGGGGGGSSAPSPAPAVSPVPPSPSPVPTPASPSGPATLDFTSQFGAALVGAARREGGWQNEARRRSTLFLSTDAGDEPDGGDSSLGPGAPPGPRLRHSKSIDEGMFSAEPYLRLESAGAGSSYAGYAAGSRAYGGSSAFTSFLPPRPLVHPLTGKALDPASPLGLALAARERALKESSEGGGPPQPPPRPPSPRCEAPPPTPHRHSPHARHEPVLRLWGASPPDPARRELGYRAGLGGQEKPLPASPPAARRSLLHRLPPTAPGVGPLLLQLGPEPPAPHPGVSKPWRSGAPPEEPERLPLHVRFLENCQPRAGGAGGRAPPSEDGPGVPPPSPRRSVPPSPTSPRGSEENGLPLLVLPPPAPSVDVEDGEFLFVEPLPPPLEFSNSFEKPESPLTPGPPHPLPDPPTPTTPLPPVPPPAVAAAPPTLDSTASSLTSYDSEVATLTQGAPAAPGDPPPPGPPAPAAPAPPPPQPGPDPPPGTDSGIEEVDSRSSSDHPLETISSASTLSSLSAEGGGGAGGGTGSVGGGGGASVAGGPELLDTYVAYLDGQAFGGSGTPGPPYPPQLMTPSKLRGRALGAGGGLRPGPGGGLRDPVTPTSPTVSVTGAGTDGLLALSGCPGSSTAGVAGGPVPVEPEGPPVPLPSASSLPRKLLPWEEGPGPPPPPLPGPLAQPQASALATVKASIISELSSKLQQFGGSSAAGGALPWARGGSGGSGDSHHGGASYVPERTSSLQRQRLSEDSQSSLLSKPVSSLFQNWSKPPLPPLPTGTAVSPSAAAAPGATSPSASSSSTSARHLQGVEFEMRPPLLRRAPSPSLLPASEHKVSPAPRPSSLPILPSGPLYPGLFDIRGSPTGGAGGSADPFAPVFVPPHPGMSGSLGGALSGASRSLSPTRLLSLPPDKPFGAKPLGFWTKFDVADWLEWLGLAEHRARFLDHEIDGSHLPALTKEDYVDLGVTRVGHRMNIDRALKFFLER